In one window of Carassius carassius chromosome 38, fCarCar2.1, whole genome shotgun sequence DNA:
- the LOC132118936 gene encoding testis-expressed protein 264 homolog, with translation MWEWQILSVTAFISLVLFLIAVCYILYSGLITKIHIRTGLPPVRSITIAYKYKCGPYKDCGSLFRESCSIGPKLSCIGIFYDDPKKIPAQKCRYAVGSILSEGEDRPNEEQQQLYVKNGFGVFSFPEVTHVVTASFPHRTPLSIFLGVQRVYPQLNCYIKRQCERSQQAQPPASFSLKICLLSCERSSVSSLPPSESRDTSPAPSTTQTHSHGDGDQHWDFDHVDRSDTSSVSSFEELDLDSERTDRCDHTPLPITGGGKNSPQGQDREMMDEEE, from the exons ATGTGGGAATGGCAGATTTTGAGTGTCACTGCCTTTATCTCTTTAGTTCTTTTTCTCATTGCGGTATGTTACATTTTATACTCTGGATTGATCACTAAAATCCACATCAGGACTGGTTTACCCCCGGTCAGGAGCATTACTATAGCATATAAATACAAATGTGGACCTTATAAAGACTGTGGGTCACTGTTCAGAGAGAGCTGCAGCATTGGACCCAAGCTGTCATGCATTGGGATATTTTATGATGATCCAAAGAAG ATTCCAGCACAGAAGTGTCGCTATGCAGTGGGTAGTATTTTGAGTGAAGGCGAGGACAGACCCAACGAGGAACAGCAGCAGCTGTATGTGAAGAACGGCTTCGGGGTTTTTTCTTTCCCAGAGGTCACACATGTTGTCACAGCATCCTTCCCCCACCGAACCCCTCTCTCTATTTTCCTTGGGGTGCAGAGAGTCTATCCACAGCTGAACTGCTACATCAAG CGTCAGTGTGAACGCAGCCAACAGGCTCAGCCTCCTGCCTCCTTCAGCCTCAAGATCTGTCTGCTCAGCTG CGAGCGCAGTTCCGTGAGCTCCCTGCCCCCCTCAGAAAGCCGGGACACCTCACCTGCCCCGTCCACCACGCAGACGCACTCACATGGAGATGGAGATCAACACTGGGACTTTGACCATGTGGACAGAAGCGACACCTCCAGCGTTTCTTCCTTCGAGGAGCTGGATCTCGACTCAGAGAGGACGGACAGGTGTGACCACACCCCTCTACCAATCACAGGAGGCGGCAAAAACAGCCCGCAGGGCCAAGACAGAGAGATGATGGATGAGGAAGAGTGA